The Meriones unguiculatus strain TT.TT164.6M chromosome 1, Bangor_MerUng_6.1, whole genome shotgun sequence genome has a segment encoding these proteins:
- the Ccdc159 gene encoding coiled-coil domain-containing protein 159 isoform X2, which produces MWASVVLSDPLLAGLPRDPDYCVSHFCLHPSLSVTCWPDNEQEQGSSSEKALDCMTHFSRSLESEGVSTASEQAARRSVGWSAEWDSEPQPHEGPACPNSDQHKEHCHDQDLVRRSHNPAKCLEPCSSKVKVKNNMLIPDSQKLLRCELDSLRSQLQAQTKAFEFLNHSVTMLEKESCLQQIKIQQLEEALRPLSRQGEKGSCKWSKEQCRQQDLYGVLAQGLQGLQKTMKEGEELQQARTTRCLQLLAQEIRDSKKFLWEELELVREEVTFIYQKLQAQEDEISENLLHIQKMQKTQVKCRKVLTKMKQQVYEPSPWPESEEVLAEGSGCWREELQKELRDIWSAVHSLQNSIDSLALSMGTSPRASSVRGRKGQQCMSSQWPSWDSDSDWERPFSKIGSYAPA; this is translated from the exons ATGTG GGCATCTGTGGTCCTCAG TGACCCTCTTTTGGCCGGCCTACCCCGAGACCCTGACTACTGTGTATCTCACTTCTGCCTACATCCCTCACTGTCTGTCACATGTTGGCCTGACAACGAGCAGGAGCAGG GGTCCTCCTCAGAGAAGGCTTTGGACTGTATGACCCACTTCTCCAGGAGCTTGGAATCTGAGGGTGTGAGCACTGCTTCGGAACAGGCAGCAAGGAGGAGTGTGGGCTGGTCGGCGGAGTGGGACTCAGAACCTCAGCCTCATGAGGGCCCAGCCTGCCCCAACTCAGACCAGCACAAGGAGCATTGTCATGACCAAGACCTTGTGAGGAGGAGTCACAACCCAGCCAAG TGTCTGGAGCCCTGCTCTTCTAAAGTAAAAG TTAAGAACAACATGCTTATCCCTGACTCTCAGAAGCTCTTGCGGTGTGAACTGGACTCTCTCAGGTCCCAGCTGCAGGCTCAGACTAAG GCTTTCGAGTTCCTGAACCACTCTGTGACCATGCTGGAGAAGGAGAGCTGCCTACAACAGATCAAGATCCAGCAGCTTGAAG AAGCGCTGAGGCCCCTGAGCCgccagggagagaaggggagctgTAAGTGGAGCAAGGAACAATGTCGGCAGCAGGATCTGTACGGGGTCCTGGCCCAGGGGCTGCAGGGGCTGCAGAAGACAATGAAGGAAGGTGAGGAGCTGCAACAGGCCCGGACCACTCGCTGCCTGCAGCTGTTGGCCCAGGAGATCCGGGACAG CAAGAAGTTCCTGTGGGAGGAACTGGAGCTGGTGCGGGAGGAGGTGACTTTCATCTATCAGAAGCTCC AAGCCCAGGAGGATGAGATCTCAGAGAACCTCTTGCATATCCAGAAGATGCAGAAAACACAGGTGAAGTGCCGCAAG GTGCTGACCAAGATGAAGCAGCAGGTGTATGAGCCGTCTCCGTGGCCAGAGAGTGAGGAGGTGCTGGCAGAAGGCAGTGGCTGctggagggaggagctacagAAGGAGCTGAGAGACATATG GTCTGCTGTCCACAGCCTGCAGAACTCTATtgacagtcttgccttgtccatgGGTACCAGCCCCAGAGCCTCCAGCGTCAGGG GCCGCAAGGGACAACAGTGCATGAGTTCTCAGTGGCCCTCCTGGGACTCTGATTCTGACTGGGAGAGACCTTTCAGCAAGATTGGATCCTATGCTCCCG CTTGA
- the Tmem205 gene encoding transmembrane protein 205 → MEKGGDPGSLIKVVHLLVLSGAWGMQMWVTFASGFLLFRSLPRHTFGLVQSTLFPIYFHVSLGCAFVNLCILAPQRAWIHLTLWEISQLALLLLSLTLATINARWLEPRTTAVMWALQTVEKERGLGSEVPGRHQGPDPYRQLREKDPKYSALRQKFFHYHGLSSLCNLGCLLSNGFCLASLALGLKSL, encoded by the exons ATGGAGAAAGGTGGGGATCCAGGAAGCCTGATTAAAGTGGTCCACTTGCTGGTCTTGTCTGGTGCCTGGGGCATGCAGATGTGGGTGACCTTTGCCTCAG GCTTCCTGCTTTTCCGGAGCCTGCCTCGGCACACCTTTGGGCTCGTGCAGAGCACCCTCTTCCCGATCTACTTTCATGTCTCCTTGGGGTGTGCCTTCGTCAACCTCTGCATCTTGGCTCCACAGCGAGCCTGGATCCATCTCACGCTTTGGGAAATCAGTCAG CTTGCCCTACTGCTCCTGAGCCTCACGCTGGCCACCATCAATGCCCGCTGGCTGGAGCCGCGCACCACTGCCGTCATGTGGGCCCTGCAGACCGTGGAGAAAGAGCGAGGCCTAGGGTCAGAGGTGCCCGGCAGACACCAGGGCCCCGATCCCTACCGCCAGCTTCGGGAGAAGGACCCCAAGTACAGCGCTCTCCGCCAGAAATTCTTCCACTACCACGGCCTGTCTTCCCTCTGCAACCTGGGCTGCCTGCTGAGCAATGGGTTCTGCCTTGCTAGCCTTGCCCTGGGACTCAAGAGCCTCTAA
- the Ccdc159 gene encoding coiled-coil domain-containing protein 159 isoform X3 — MNRCDPLLAGLPRDPDYCVSHFCLHPSLSVTCWPDNEQEQGSSSEKALDCMTHFSRSLESEGVSTASEQAARRSVGWSAEWDSEPQPHEGPACPNSDQHKEHCHDQDLVRRSHNPAKKCLEPCSSKVKVKNNMLIPDSQKLLRCELDSLRSQLQAQTKAFEFLNHSVTMLEKESCLQQIKIQQLEEALRPLSRQGEKGSCKWSKEQCRQQDLYGVLAQGLQGLQKTMKEGEELQQARTTRCLQLLAQEIRDSKKFLWEELELVREEVTFIYQKLQAQEDEISENLLHIQKMQKTQVKCRKVLTKMKQQVYEPSPWPESEEVLAEGSGCWREELQKELRDIWSAVHSLQNSIDSLALSMGTSPRASSVRGRKGQQCMSSQWPSWDSDSDWERPFSKIGSYAPA; from the exons ATGAACAGGTG TGACCCTCTTTTGGCCGGCCTACCCCGAGACCCTGACTACTGTGTATCTCACTTCTGCCTACATCCCTCACTGTCTGTCACATGTTGGCCTGACAACGAGCAGGAGCAGG GGTCCTCCTCAGAGAAGGCTTTGGACTGTATGACCCACTTCTCCAGGAGCTTGGAATCTGAGGGTGTGAGCACTGCTTCGGAACAGGCAGCAAGGAGGAGTGTGGGCTGGTCGGCGGAGTGGGACTCAGAACCTCAGCCTCATGAGGGCCCAGCCTGCCCCAACTCAGACCAGCACAAGGAGCATTGTCATGACCAAGACCTTGTGAGGAGGAGTCACAACCCAGCCAAG AAGTGTCTGGAGCCCTGCTCTTCTAAAGTAAAAG TTAAGAACAACATGCTTATCCCTGACTCTCAGAAGCTCTTGCGGTGTGAACTGGACTCTCTCAGGTCCCAGCTGCAGGCTCAGACTAAG GCTTTCGAGTTCCTGAACCACTCTGTGACCATGCTGGAGAAGGAGAGCTGCCTACAACAGATCAAGATCCAGCAGCTTGAAG AAGCGCTGAGGCCCCTGAGCCgccagggagagaaggggagctgTAAGTGGAGCAAGGAACAATGTCGGCAGCAGGATCTGTACGGGGTCCTGGCCCAGGGGCTGCAGGGGCTGCAGAAGACAATGAAGGAAGGTGAGGAGCTGCAACAGGCCCGGACCACTCGCTGCCTGCAGCTGTTGGCCCAGGAGATCCGGGACAG CAAGAAGTTCCTGTGGGAGGAACTGGAGCTGGTGCGGGAGGAGGTGACTTTCATCTATCAGAAGCTCC AAGCCCAGGAGGATGAGATCTCAGAGAACCTCTTGCATATCCAGAAGATGCAGAAAACACAGGTGAAGTGCCGCAAG GTGCTGACCAAGATGAAGCAGCAGGTGTATGAGCCGTCTCCGTGGCCAGAGAGTGAGGAGGTGCTGGCAGAAGGCAGTGGCTGctggagggaggagctacagAAGGAGCTGAGAGACATATG GTCTGCTGTCCACAGCCTGCAGAACTCTATtgacagtcttgccttgtccatgGGTACCAGCCCCAGAGCCTCCAGCGTCAGGG GCCGCAAGGGACAACAGTGCATGAGTTCTCAGTGGCCCTCCTGGGACTCTGATTCTGACTGGGAGAGACCTTTCAGCAAGATTGGATCCTATGCTCCCG CTTGA
- the Ccdc159 gene encoding coiled-coil domain-containing protein 159 isoform X4, giving the protein MCDPLLAGLPRDPDYCVSHFCLHPSLSVTCWPDNEQEQGSSSEKALDCMTHFSRSLESEGVSTASEQAARRSVGWSAEWDSEPQPHEGPACPNSDQHKEHCHDQDLVRRSHNPAKKCLEPCSSKVKVKNNMLIPDSQKLLRCELDSLRSQLQAQTKAFEFLNHSVTMLEKESCLQQIKIQQLEEALRPLSRQGEKGSCKWSKEQCRQQDLYGVLAQGLQGLQKTMKEGEELQQARTTRCLQLLAQEIRDSKKFLWEELELVREEVTFIYQKLQAQEDEISENLLHIQKMQKTQVKCRKVLTKMKQQVYEPSPWPESEEVLAEGSGCWREELQKELRDIWSAVHSLQNSIDSLALSMGTSPRASSVRGRKGQQCMSSQWPSWDSDSDWERPFSKIGSYAPA; this is encoded by the exons ATGTG TGACCCTCTTTTGGCCGGCCTACCCCGAGACCCTGACTACTGTGTATCTCACTTCTGCCTACATCCCTCACTGTCTGTCACATGTTGGCCTGACAACGAGCAGGAGCAGG GGTCCTCCTCAGAGAAGGCTTTGGACTGTATGACCCACTTCTCCAGGAGCTTGGAATCTGAGGGTGTGAGCACTGCTTCGGAACAGGCAGCAAGGAGGAGTGTGGGCTGGTCGGCGGAGTGGGACTCAGAACCTCAGCCTCATGAGGGCCCAGCCTGCCCCAACTCAGACCAGCACAAGGAGCATTGTCATGACCAAGACCTTGTGAGGAGGAGTCACAACCCAGCCAAG AAGTGTCTGGAGCCCTGCTCTTCTAAAGTAAAAG TTAAGAACAACATGCTTATCCCTGACTCTCAGAAGCTCTTGCGGTGTGAACTGGACTCTCTCAGGTCCCAGCTGCAGGCTCAGACTAAG GCTTTCGAGTTCCTGAACCACTCTGTGACCATGCTGGAGAAGGAGAGCTGCCTACAACAGATCAAGATCCAGCAGCTTGAAG AAGCGCTGAGGCCCCTGAGCCgccagggagagaaggggagctgTAAGTGGAGCAAGGAACAATGTCGGCAGCAGGATCTGTACGGGGTCCTGGCCCAGGGGCTGCAGGGGCTGCAGAAGACAATGAAGGAAGGTGAGGAGCTGCAACAGGCCCGGACCACTCGCTGCCTGCAGCTGTTGGCCCAGGAGATCCGGGACAG CAAGAAGTTCCTGTGGGAGGAACTGGAGCTGGTGCGGGAGGAGGTGACTTTCATCTATCAGAAGCTCC AAGCCCAGGAGGATGAGATCTCAGAGAACCTCTTGCATATCCAGAAGATGCAGAAAACACAGGTGAAGTGCCGCAAG GTGCTGACCAAGATGAAGCAGCAGGTGTATGAGCCGTCTCCGTGGCCAGAGAGTGAGGAGGTGCTGGCAGAAGGCAGTGGCTGctggagggaggagctacagAAGGAGCTGAGAGACATATG GTCTGCTGTCCACAGCCTGCAGAACTCTATtgacagtcttgccttgtccatgGGTACCAGCCCCAGAGCCTCCAGCGTCAGGG GCCGCAAGGGACAACAGTGCATGAGTTCTCAGTGGCCCTCCTGGGACTCTGATTCTGACTGGGAGAGACCTTTCAGCAAGATTGGATCCTATGCTCCCG CTTGA
- the Ccdc159 gene encoding coiled-coil domain-containing protein 159 isoform X5: protein MTVSFLPVIFQGICGPQKCLEPCSSKVKVKNNMLIPDSQKLLRCELDSLRSQLQAQTKAFEFLNHSVTMLEKESCLQQIKIQQLEEALRPLSRQGEKGSCKWSKEQCRQQDLYGVLAQGLQGLQKTMKEGEELQQARTTRCLQLLAQEIRDSKKFLWEELELVREEVTFIYQKLQAQEDEISENLLHIQKMQKTQVKCRKVLTKMKQQVYEPSPWPESEEVLAEGSGCWREELQKELRDIWSAVHSLQNSIDSLALSMGTSPRASSVRGRKGQQCMSSQWPSWDSDSDWERPFSKIGSYAPA from the exons ATGACTGTCTCCTTTCTCCCTGTAATCTTCCAGGGCATCTGTGGTCCTCAG AAGTGTCTGGAGCCCTGCTCTTCTAAAGTAAAAG TTAAGAACAACATGCTTATCCCTGACTCTCAGAAGCTCTTGCGGTGTGAACTGGACTCTCTCAGGTCCCAGCTGCAGGCTCAGACTAAG GCTTTCGAGTTCCTGAACCACTCTGTGACCATGCTGGAGAAGGAGAGCTGCCTACAACAGATCAAGATCCAGCAGCTTGAAG AAGCGCTGAGGCCCCTGAGCCgccagggagagaaggggagctgTAAGTGGAGCAAGGAACAATGTCGGCAGCAGGATCTGTACGGGGTCCTGGCCCAGGGGCTGCAGGGGCTGCAGAAGACAATGAAGGAAGGTGAGGAGCTGCAACAGGCCCGGACCACTCGCTGCCTGCAGCTGTTGGCCCAGGAGATCCGGGACAG CAAGAAGTTCCTGTGGGAGGAACTGGAGCTGGTGCGGGAGGAGGTGACTTTCATCTATCAGAAGCTCC AAGCCCAGGAGGATGAGATCTCAGAGAACCTCTTGCATATCCAGAAGATGCAGAAAACACAGGTGAAGTGCCGCAAG GTGCTGACCAAGATGAAGCAGCAGGTGTATGAGCCGTCTCCGTGGCCAGAGAGTGAGGAGGTGCTGGCAGAAGGCAGTGGCTGctggagggaggagctacagAAGGAGCTGAGAGACATATG GTCTGCTGTCCACAGCCTGCAGAACTCTATtgacagtcttgccttgtccatgGGTACCAGCCCCAGAGCCTCCAGCGTCAGGG GCCGCAAGGGACAACAGTGCATGAGTTCTCAGTGGCCCTCCTGGGACTCTGATTCTGACTGGGAGAGACCTTTCAGCAAGATTGGATCCTATGCTCCCG CTTGA
- the Ccdc159 gene encoding coiled-coil domain-containing protein 159 isoform X6, producing the protein MNRWYVKCLEPCSSKVKVKNNMLIPDSQKLLRCELDSLRSQLQAQTKAFEFLNHSVTMLEKESCLQQIKIQQLEEALRPLSRQGEKGSCKWSKEQCRQQDLYGVLAQGLQGLQKTMKEGEELQQARTTRCLQLLAQEIRDSKKFLWEELELVREEVTFIYQKLQAQEDEISENLLHIQKMQKTQVKCRKVLTKMKQQVYEPSPWPESEEVLAEGSGCWREELQKELRDIWSAVHSLQNSIDSLALSMGTSPRASSVRGRKGQQCMSSQWPSWDSDSDWERPFSKIGSYAPA; encoded by the exons ATGAACAGGTGGTATGTG AAGTGTCTGGAGCCCTGCTCTTCTAAAGTAAAAG TTAAGAACAACATGCTTATCCCTGACTCTCAGAAGCTCTTGCGGTGTGAACTGGACTCTCTCAGGTCCCAGCTGCAGGCTCAGACTAAG GCTTTCGAGTTCCTGAACCACTCTGTGACCATGCTGGAGAAGGAGAGCTGCCTACAACAGATCAAGATCCAGCAGCTTGAAG AAGCGCTGAGGCCCCTGAGCCgccagggagagaaggggagctgTAAGTGGAGCAAGGAACAATGTCGGCAGCAGGATCTGTACGGGGTCCTGGCCCAGGGGCTGCAGGGGCTGCAGAAGACAATGAAGGAAGGTGAGGAGCTGCAACAGGCCCGGACCACTCGCTGCCTGCAGCTGTTGGCCCAGGAGATCCGGGACAG CAAGAAGTTCCTGTGGGAGGAACTGGAGCTGGTGCGGGAGGAGGTGACTTTCATCTATCAGAAGCTCC AAGCCCAGGAGGATGAGATCTCAGAGAACCTCTTGCATATCCAGAAGATGCAGAAAACACAGGTGAAGTGCCGCAAG GTGCTGACCAAGATGAAGCAGCAGGTGTATGAGCCGTCTCCGTGGCCAGAGAGTGAGGAGGTGCTGGCAGAAGGCAGTGGCTGctggagggaggagctacagAAGGAGCTGAGAGACATATG GTCTGCTGTCCACAGCCTGCAGAACTCTATtgacagtcttgccttgtccatgGGTACCAGCCCCAGAGCCTCCAGCGTCAGGG GCCGCAAGGGACAACAGTGCATGAGTTCTCAGTGGCCCTCCTGGGACTCTGATTCTGACTGGGAGAGACCTTTCAGCAAGATTGGATCCTATGCTCCCG CTTGA
- the Rab3d gene encoding ras-related protein Rab-3D → MASASEPPASPRDAADQNFDYMFKLLLIGNSSVGKTSFLFRYADDSFTPAFVSTVGIDFKVKTVYRHDKRIKLQIWDTAGQERYRTITTAYYRGAMGFLLMYDIANQESFTAVQDWATQIKTYSWDNAQVILVGNKSDLEDERVVPAEDGQRLADDLGFEFFEASAKESINVKQVFERLVDIICEKMNESLEPSASPGSNGKGPTPGDTPPPQPSSCGC, encoded by the exons ATGGCATCCGCTAGCGAGCCCCCTGCCAGCCCGAGGGATGCTGCCGACCAGAACTTTGACTACATGTTCAAACTGCTCTTGATCGGGAACAGCAGTGTGGGCAAGACGTCCTTCCTGTTCCGCTACGCCGACGACTCCTTCACCCCTGCCTTCGTGAGCACAGTGGGCATCGACTTCAAGGTCAAGACAGTCTATCGACACGACAAGAGGATCAAGCTGCAGATCTGG GACACAGCAGGCCAGGAGCGCTACCGGACCATCACCACGGCCTACTACCGAGGAGCCATGGGCTTCCTGCTCATGTATGACATCGCCAACCAGGAGTCCTTCACCGCCGTGCAGGACTG ggctacacagataaaaaCCTATTCCTGGGACAACGCCCAGGTCATCCTTGTGGGGAACAAGTCCGACTTGGAGGACGAGCGGGTGGTGCCTGCTGAGGATGGCCAGAGGCTCGCTGATGATCTCG GCTTTGAGTTCTTTGAGGCCAGCGCCAAGGAGAGTATCAACGTGAAGCAGGTGTTCGAGCGCCTGGTGGACATCATCTGTGAGAAGATGAATGAGTCCCTGGAACCCAGCGCCAGCCCAGGCAGCAACGGAAAAGGCCCGACCCCTGGGGATACCCCACCCCCCCAGCCCAGCAGCTGCGGCTGTTAA
- the Ccdc159 gene encoding coiled-coil domain-containing protein 159 isoform X1: MWASVVLSDPLLAGLPRDPDYCVSHFCLHPSLSVTCWPDNEQEQGSSSEKALDCMTHFSRSLESEGVSTASEQAARRSVGWSAEWDSEPQPHEGPACPNSDQHKEHCHDQDLVRRSHNPAKKCLEPCSSKVKVKNNMLIPDSQKLLRCELDSLRSQLQAQTKAFEFLNHSVTMLEKESCLQQIKIQQLEEALRPLSRQGEKGSCKWSKEQCRQQDLYGVLAQGLQGLQKTMKEGEELQQARTTRCLQLLAQEIRDSKKFLWEELELVREEVTFIYQKLQAQEDEISENLLHIQKMQKTQVKCRKVLTKMKQQVYEPSPWPESEEVLAEGSGCWREELQKELRDIWSAVHSLQNSIDSLALSMGTSPRASSVRGRKGQQCMSSQWPSWDSDSDWERPFSKIGSYAPA, from the exons ATGTG GGCATCTGTGGTCCTCAG TGACCCTCTTTTGGCCGGCCTACCCCGAGACCCTGACTACTGTGTATCTCACTTCTGCCTACATCCCTCACTGTCTGTCACATGTTGGCCTGACAACGAGCAGGAGCAGG GGTCCTCCTCAGAGAAGGCTTTGGACTGTATGACCCACTTCTCCAGGAGCTTGGAATCTGAGGGTGTGAGCACTGCTTCGGAACAGGCAGCAAGGAGGAGTGTGGGCTGGTCGGCGGAGTGGGACTCAGAACCTCAGCCTCATGAGGGCCCAGCCTGCCCCAACTCAGACCAGCACAAGGAGCATTGTCATGACCAAGACCTTGTGAGGAGGAGTCACAACCCAGCCAAG AAGTGTCTGGAGCCCTGCTCTTCTAAAGTAAAAG TTAAGAACAACATGCTTATCCCTGACTCTCAGAAGCTCTTGCGGTGTGAACTGGACTCTCTCAGGTCCCAGCTGCAGGCTCAGACTAAG GCTTTCGAGTTCCTGAACCACTCTGTGACCATGCTGGAGAAGGAGAGCTGCCTACAACAGATCAAGATCCAGCAGCTTGAAG AAGCGCTGAGGCCCCTGAGCCgccagggagagaaggggagctgTAAGTGGAGCAAGGAACAATGTCGGCAGCAGGATCTGTACGGGGTCCTGGCCCAGGGGCTGCAGGGGCTGCAGAAGACAATGAAGGAAGGTGAGGAGCTGCAACAGGCCCGGACCACTCGCTGCCTGCAGCTGTTGGCCCAGGAGATCCGGGACAG CAAGAAGTTCCTGTGGGAGGAACTGGAGCTGGTGCGGGAGGAGGTGACTTTCATCTATCAGAAGCTCC AAGCCCAGGAGGATGAGATCTCAGAGAACCTCTTGCATATCCAGAAGATGCAGAAAACACAGGTGAAGTGCCGCAAG GTGCTGACCAAGATGAAGCAGCAGGTGTATGAGCCGTCTCCGTGGCCAGAGAGTGAGGAGGTGCTGGCAGAAGGCAGTGGCTGctggagggaggagctacagAAGGAGCTGAGAGACATATG GTCTGCTGTCCACAGCCTGCAGAACTCTATtgacagtcttgccttgtccatgGGTACCAGCCCCAGAGCCTCCAGCGTCAGGG GCCGCAAGGGACAACAGTGCATGAGTTCTCAGTGGCCCTCCTGGGACTCTGATTCTGACTGGGAGAGACCTTTCAGCAAGATTGGATCCTATGCTCCCG CTTGA